From the genome of candidate division KSB1 bacterium:
ACATCCGCCTGGCGAACGAGGCGCTGCAGCTGGCCCATACTTCGGTGCGCAGCGGTGAGTTCGACATTGTGGTCCTCGATGAGGTAAACGTCGCCCTCGATTACGGCCTGATCCCAGTGGCCAAGGTCCTGGAGCTCATCGCCACTAAACCTCCTCACGTGGAGCTCATACTGACCGGGCGGGATGCCCCCCAGGCCATCATCGATGCGGCGGATTTGGTTACCGAAATGCACTGCATCAGGCACTACTACGAACGCGGCGTGGCGGCGCGACGCGGCATCGAGTTTTGATCCGTGCCGGGCCAGGAAGGACGCAAAAGGCCCTGGCGCTCCCCATCCTCGAGATTTCCCTGCCCCACAGGGTACGTGGAGAAACTATTCCTTGGATCTTTAGCGGCGATAGAGCGCTTTCAGTGGCAAAGCGCGTCTAAACAATCAGCGAGGACATGGCTAGGCTCTGTGCCCGCGCCCACCTTCAGAGGAACGGCTACAAACTGCGGCGCATCTGGAACAACGCCCTCCTTCCCACCGTCTCGCCGCTGTTTGTGTGACGGGGGCTGAGCTTCCACGCCCAAAGCCGTTCGTTGAAAAGGTCCCTGCGTCGTGCGTCAACACGTGCCCGTCAACAAACCTCCATCAACAATAACAAACCCGCGGGTGTATTTCTGGCCACCGGCGAGGAACATCGAGCACACACGGCAGTCACTGGCCAGGATTCGTACACCGCGATCTTCACGCCGCCAGGTGGCGTCCTTATGAACACCCCCCGTCAGGTCTTCGACCATTCGGAGTCCTTCCCGTTCTCTCCGGGAATTCCGCTCTGCCTCAAGCGCACACCTTCGGGTGCTGCCCATTCGCTTTCCTCACCTGCGCGCAGCCGGGCAGCACGATCGCATCACACAGGTGTATCACTTCTCGGCGCGCATGGGGCATGTTGACCCTAATTTGCGTCCGTCGAAGAACTCTGGCCACCTGTTGGCCACCCACTCACGGATATGCCTACTGGGCATACCTCCGTCAGTGACCGAAGCAAGGCTACTGGGGAGAGGACGTGCCATCTGGCAAGACGTGGGTATTCTCCCGGCGCGGTTCGGCGGGGCCAGGTCGCGGGGCGAGGGACAACGTGTTACGACCCACCCCACCGTTGTTCATTCCACGGAAAGCTATTGTCGAAGCTTAGATTGGTGGGTATGCACGCCCCGTATGCCGACCTCGGAAATCAACAAGAGCTAATCTGCCGAAAAAGACACTCGCCGGCCGTTGAGTAAGACCGGGTTTAGGCTGCCTATTGTGCTCCTGTGAAGCAATAATGGTACGCGGTTGATTTCGATCGCGACGGTCGGCTCCTACGAGGAGGGTGCCACCGGGCCTCCTTTCCCATAAACGAGTGCGCCGTGCGTTCTGCCCTCTCAGGTAGACGCACGGCGCACTCTGAACGAAGTCTTGCGCTACTCTTGGCTACAACAAGGGGTCCATCGGCGGCGCTGGGGGGATGAAGCCTTGTTTCATGAGCATCTGCACCTCTTCACGCGCCCGCCTGATTATGGTCGAGGCGCATTCGAACGCCTGTTCCCTGCTTAGCTTTATCCGCGCCACACCTTGCTCAATGGCCTTCTGGCCTACGGCCACCGCTTCTCTAGGATAGACCTCCCACTCGTCCATGGTCGGGATGATGTATTCCTCGTGCAGCCCCTTATCCTCAGCGCACTTGGCCAGCTCGTAAGAGGCAGCAATACACATTTCGTCGGTGATGGTGGTGGCAGCCACGTCCAACGTCCCACGGAAGATACCCGGGAAGCCTAAGGAATTGTTGATCTGATTGGGGAAATCCGAGCGGCCCGTAGCAACGATGCGTGCCCCTGCCTCTTTGGCGTCCCACGGCCAGATCTCCGGTATGGGGTTGGCGCACACGAAGACGATGGCGTCCCGGTTCATCTTTGCGATTGACTCTTTTTTGATCACATCCGGGCCAGAACGGGAGAGGGCGATGAGTACGTCCGCGCCCTCGATCCCTTCCTCGAACGGCACGTCCACGCCCTCGGCGTTGGTCTGCTCGCACAGGTGCCACTTCTGCGGTTCCGCCTCGATAAACTCGGTGCGCGACTTGTTGAGAGGGCCCTTGCTGTCGTACACGATCATTTTTCCCGGGTCAACACCCACGTGCATCAGCAAGCGGGCGACCGCCACATTGGATGCTCCCGCCCCGTAGAGCACGATCTTGATTCTGTTGACCTTCTTCCCGACCAGCTTTACCGCGTTTATGAAACCCGCTACGGTCACAGCCGCAGTGCCCTGCTGGTCGTCATGCCACACTGGGATATGGCACTCCTGGCGCAGTCGGTCAAGGATGTAAAAGCACTTGGGCTTGGCGATATCCTCGAGGTTGATGCCGCCAAAGGAAGGCTGCAGGATCTTTACGGTGCGGATGAACTCTTCGGCGTCTTTGGTGTCAAGACAGAGGGGGAAGGCGTCGACGCCGCCCAGGTACTTGAACAGGATGGCCTTTCCCTCCATGACCGGCATGCCCGCCTCGGGCCCGATGTCGCCCAGGCCCAAGACACGGGTGCCGTCAGTGACCACAGCCACAAGGTTGGCCTTGTTGGTGTACTCCAGCACCTTCTCTGGGTCAGCCTGAATGGCCTTGCACGGCTCCGCCACCCCGGGCGTGTACCAGATAGCAAAGTCATCAAAGCTGCGAATGCAGCACTTGGGCACGACCTCGATCTTGCCGCGATAGAAGGGGTGAAGCCGCATTGCCTCCTTTGCCGGTCGATACGCCTTGGCCAGCAGTTCCTCGGTATTCAGCTTTCTTGCGGTTGCCATTGTTCCGCCTTTCGCTTGTGATACTTACCCACAAGACATGTTCAGTGCTTCTAGCCCCCGCACGAACCTTCGCCGTGCAAAAGTTTCGCCGCAGAAAAGAAAGCGCAGGCCTGCCGCCTGCATATATCCCTACCGACGCGACTTTCCGCCGCACCAGACGCACAATCTGCGGCGCAAAAGCGGAAATCGGTTCACGCTACGAATAGCGCACCCGAGACTCTCGTTTTGTTATTATACCAAAATTACGGCTGAAAGTCAACAAGAAAAAGCCCCGGCCTTTCCGCCCCGGCTAGGCCTGCAAAGGAGGTCGTTTTCCGCGACATCAGTGCGCCTCTTACCGATACAACAAGTACTTTTTCCTCACTTTCATAAAGCGCTCAAGTGAAGGTTGCCATGCGCGCATAATCTCTTCTGCACCTTGACCGGCGGCCAGCGCCTTCCGCACCGCATCGGTGCCCATGGCCCGGTCGAAGCTTTCGGGACGGTAGCGATCGCGAGCAAAGAGGTCCACCTGCGGATAAAGCGCCCGGAGCGCCGCAAGAATGTGCATCTGCGTTGCCATGGGACGAAATGCCCGTGGATCCGTCAGGTGGATCTGCACCCCGTGGAGTTGCTTATCCTTGTACCTGAAGTAGTACGGCCGGAAGTACTGGGGTCGAAACACCACCCCTGGCAAGCCAAGCTGGTTGAGATGGTCGGCCAGAGCTTGTCCGTCCGTCCACTCGTCTCCTACCAACTCGAATGGGAGCGTATACCCCACACCTTCGCACACACCCAGCTCGCCTAGGCAACCGGTGGCCGGGTAGAAGATTGCGGTCTCCGCATGCGGGATATGCGGGGAGGTGGGCACCCACGGCAGGCCTGTATCGGCGAAAAGCATCGCCCGCCTCCACCCCTCCATCGGGACGACAGTGAGCTGGCAGTTGATACCGAATTCCTTGTTGAAAAGCATCGCCAGCTCGCCCACGGTAAGTCCGTATACATATGGTATCGGGTAACGACCAATGCCCGACTCAAACCCGTGCTCGAGCACGGGCCCCTCCACCAACAGGCCGCCCAGCGGATTGGGTCTGTCCAGGACCACAAAGGGTATGCCTCGCTCCGCTGCCGCCTCCATGCACGAGGCCATAGTGTAGATGTAGGTGTAGGTGCGGGAACCGATGTCTTGCACGTCGTACACCAGCACGTCGACATCGGCGAGCATCTCTGGAGTGGGTTTGCTGCGTCGCCCGTAGAGACTGTACACCGGGAGGCCGGTTCGGGCATCCACAAAGTCTCCGACATGCTCGCCGGCAAATACGTCACCGCGCACCCCGTGCTCCGGCCCGAAGAGGGCCACGAGCTTCACACCAGGCAGCTGGTTCAGCACATCAATGGTGGACCTGAGGTCGGAGGTGACGCCGGTGGGATTAGTGATCAGACCCACCCGGCGCCCGCGTAGTAGCTCCTGCCTCTTCTCGATGAGCACTTCGACCCCCGGCTTCACCCGCGGCGCAGAGGCACAAAGGAGCGACGGAAGCAATGGAGCGAGGACCAGGCATCGAAGCGCCCTCAGCCAGACGTTAGTCGTCTTTCTCACCGACAAACTCCTCCTGCGATAGTCAGAGCCCTTTTAGGCCAATTCCTTTGCGTAGCGCCAAAACACACGGTAGACGTGGGCATTGCAATAGTGCATGTAGAAAGGAATGGGGCCCACCCAGGGGATAGTGGAAAACGGCAAGCCCTGGCGCTGCATGTCGCGCAGGCATCTCTTCAGCAAAATTCCTCCCACACCTTTGCCACGGAACACCGCGCGTGTGCCCATGGGGCCAAACCAGCCGGTACCGACGTTGTTGGCGTCATAGGCGGAGAAGGCCTCGATGCGGCCGTCCAGCAGGGCCACATGCAGGCTAATGGGGCGCCGCCCAAGCGTCCTCTTGACCTCGGGGACCCACGCTGCCCACTCGCTCCGCAGCAGCTCTTCCACGTGCGGCCAGTCTTCTGGACGAGCACGCCGGATCTCAATGCCTTCCTTGGCCAATTTTCGCTCTTCGGCTGAGGTGTCAAAGTCTTGTTTCCGCAAATCCGCCTTGAGGTGGGAGGTATCACCCACCTTCTTGAAGCCGCGCCGCTCCGCAAAGCAGATGGCCTCGGTGTAGGCCAACGGGTCAATGCCGGGATGGAGATAGTTCACCGGGCAGTCCATGACCTGCAGCCGCTTGACACCCCTCTGGCGCATGAGCTCCTCTACTGCGCTCAGGAGTTCAGAAGCGATACCCTTTCTGCGATGCGGACGCGCCACCGCAAACAGCTTGATCCATCCCCTATTTGTGTCTCCCATGCTGCGACGGGTGACGCCCATCATAAACCCAGCAATCTCCCCCGCATGCTCGGCAATGAGGGTCAGTTCAGGGTCAAAGTCCGGGTCTTCGGTCACCTTCTCCTTTAGAAGCTTGGGAGTTAGGCGGTCTACACGCACCGCACGGTTCCAAAACTCCAGAAGTGAAGCCAAGTCCCGGGCACGAAATTGCCTAATCCTCACCATACACCCTCCTCCGCTGGTTCTTCACCTGTTGCAACTCCGTTGTCAGACGTTCCAGAAACGAGCAAGGGCCGGTTACGCAAGAGTGGCTGCGTGCCCCATGCCGGCGCCACGAAGTGCCGTCCCACAGAAGCTGGCCGCGGAGAACCAATCAGGACCATGTGGCTGTTCCTCTGCATTCAAGATTGCGTACGGACCACCATCGTCTCCCACATGGGCACCTTGGTCCTTGCTCAACAGAAACCATCCGTGCGAGAACTGTGAGGCCACCACGCTTGTGAAGGTACACGGCTCGGTTCCTCCGGGCACCGTTTCCTCATGGACAATTGTTCGAAAACGCAAAGGAACCTCTTGCCTTTTGCCGTAAGATTGTATACATTTACGGACGCAATAAAGCAAAACGGGCGAAACCTGTAGAAACAATGGAGGTGTGAGGGATCTATGTCGTCTATTTCTGATTTTCGGCGTGGCATGGCTATCAAGTTTGCGGGCGATATTTACATCATCACCGAGTATCAGCATGTGACTCCGGGCAACTTGCGTGCTTTTGTGCGCACGCGACTGAAAAACGTAAAGACTGGCAGGGTTATCGAGAACACCTTCCGTTTCACAGACAAGTTGGAAGAGGTGCGCTTAGACCGCAAGGAGATGCAGTTCCTTTATAGAGATGGTGACCACTTAGTTTTCATGGACCCCGAAACCTATGACCAAGTCACCATTGACGCCGACTTTTTGGGCGACCAGCTCGGTTTCTTGAAAGAGGGCAATAGCGCCACGATTTTCTACCATGAGAACCAGCCGATCTCTGCTGAGTTGCCCATAACAGTGGACTTGGAGGTCACACAAGCCGACCCGGTTGCGCGCGGGGACACGGCGGGCAATTTGACCAATACCGTGACATTGGAGACCGGGGCGCGCATTCAGGTGCCGCCATTTGTCAAGGCTGGCGATGTCATCCGCATCGACACACGCACGGGCAAGTACCTTTCGCGGGTTTAGCCAGGATCCCGGGAGGCAATCCGGAGGACCTATTCCATCTGCTCCAGGAGACCGCGTGTCAGCTTCCAGACCTTCAAGGCCAACGCCGAGGTAGTCTGGGTGAGCATCTTCTGGCCAGTGGCCGGAGACTCCTTCCAGACTGCCAGGCATTCTCGTTCAAAGGCCTCTTGCACGCGGAAGATGTCCTCTTCCACCGGGTCCCAGAGCTTCCGCACCAGCGGCAGATGCCTGGCAAAGTCCGCATCCACCTTGTCTGCCAGCGTCTCGAAGGCCATGAAGGCATTGTTCTGGACGGTCAGTCCCTCCCGACGAGGTACCGAGGAATGCTCGCGGAGGGCGGTTTGATAGTCGCCCACCGCGTAGCCTTCCGGCACGCTTTCCACGCCCGCATACCAGGGCACAAAGGCCTGCACATCCGGACGACGGGGAGCAACGAAGAGCACCGCACCCATACTCACCGGCAACCAGGAACGCAATTGCGCCACAAAGCCGAACTGCGTGGACGGCGCGCAGATGGTGTGGTCGCCCGTCCTGTGTGGGCTCCCTCTTTTGTACCCCTGGCTCTTGTCCAGGACCGTGCCCTCAAAATGGTCGCGAAGGATAGCCATCAGATGGCGCACGGTGACCTTTTCCTTCGGGCGAAACGCAAAAGGGAATCTATCGTCCAGCGCATACCTCCGTCCGGAAAGCAGGCTCACACCGCGCCACATGCGCTGCACGTTGCTGGGGTGGACGTAGGTGCTCGGTTTCGAGTAGGCCTTGGCAAAGTCGAAAGGGCCATCGCGCTCAGGTTGATACCACCCCCGTTGTTGAGCGTAGGCCACGATATCGGGCGAGCCGAGGAAGTTGAGCGTGTCGGCAAGATCCACTGCGGTGATCGTGTAGTAGTTGGGGATCACAGCCACCATGTCGTCGGGCACGCGCTGAGCCACCCAGTGTTTTCC
Proteins encoded in this window:
- a CDS encoding cob(I)yrinic acid a,c-diamide adenosyltransferase, with product IRLANEALQLAHTSVRSGEFDIVVLDEVNVALDYGLIPVAKVLELIATKPPHVELILTGRDAPQAIIDAADLVTEMHCIRHYYERGVAARRGIEF
- a CDS encoding NADP-dependent malic enzyme: MATARKLNTEELLAKAYRPAKEAMRLHPFYRGKIEVVPKCCIRSFDDFAIWYTPGVAEPCKAIQADPEKVLEYTNKANLVAVVTDGTRVLGLGDIGPEAGMPVMEGKAILFKYLGGVDAFPLCLDTKDAEEFIRTVKILQPSFGGINLEDIAKPKCFYILDRLRQECHIPVWHDDQQGTAAVTVAGFINAVKLVGKKVNRIKIVLYGAGASNVAVARLLMHVGVDPGKMIVYDSKGPLNKSRTEFIEAEPQKWHLCEQTNAEGVDVPFEEGIEGADVLIALSRSGPDVIKKESIAKMNRDAIVFVCANPIPEIWPWDAKEAGARIVATGRSDFPNQINNSLGFPGIFRGTLDVAATTITDEMCIAASYELAKCAEDKGLHEEYIIPTMDEWEVYPREAVAVGQKAIEQGVARIKLSREQAFECASTIIRRAREEVQMLMKQGFIPPAPPMDPLL
- a CDS encoding DUF1343 domain-containing protein, which encodes MRKTTNVWLRALRCLVLAPLLPSLLCASAPRVKPGVEVLIEKRQELLRGRRVGLITNPTGVTSDLRSTIDVLNQLPGVKLVALFGPEHGVRGDVFAGEHVGDFVDARTGLPVYSLYGRRSKPTPEMLADVDVLVYDVQDIGSRTYTYIYTMASCMEAAAERGIPFVVLDRPNPLGGLLVEGPVLEHGFESGIGRYPIPYVYGLTVGELAMLFNKEFGINCQLTVVPMEGWRRAMLFADTGLPWVPTSPHIPHAETAIFYPATGCLGELGVCEGVGYTLPFELVGDEWTDGQALADHLNQLGLPGVVFRPQYFRPYYFRYKDKQLHGVQIHLTDPRAFRPMATQMHILAALRALYPQVDLFARDRYRPESFDRAMGTDAVRKALAAGQGAEEIMRAWQPSLERFMKVRKKYLLYR
- a CDS encoding GNAT family N-acetyltransferase; protein product: MVRIRQFRARDLASLLEFWNRAVRVDRLTPKLLKEKVTEDPDFDPELTLIAEHAGEIAGFMMGVTRRSMGDTNRGWIKLFAVARPHRRKGIASELLSAVEELMRQRGVKRLQVMDCPVNYLHPGIDPLAYTEAICFAERRGFKKVGDTSHLKADLRKQDFDTSAEERKLAKEGIEIRRARPEDWPHVEELLRSEWAAWVPEVKRTLGRRPISLHVALLDGRIEAFSAYDANNVGTGWFGPMGTRAVFRGKGVGGILLKRCLRDMQRQGLPFSTIPWVGPIPFYMHYCNAHVYRVFWRYAKELA
- the efp gene encoding elongation factor P, producing the protein MSSISDFRRGMAIKFAGDIYIITEYQHVTPGNLRAFVRTRLKNVKTGRVIENTFRFTDKLEEVRLDRKEMQFLYRDGDHLVFMDPETYDQVTIDADFLGDQLGFLKEGNSATIFYHENQPISAELPITVDLEVTQADPVARGDTAGNLTNTVTLETGARIQVPPFVKAGDVIRIDTRTGKYLSRV
- a CDS encoding C69 family dipeptidase, with translation MVRQLVIVLLILVAAGLVLGQSVRGLDCFSIVVGRNASADGSVLVAHNEDDGGRQLVSIYKVPRLQHGPEEKLILSPGAELPQAEETFGYLWLEMRGMEFADCFLNEWGVVVASDACLSREDRGELTGGGIGYWLRHVVAQRARTAREAVKLAGALVEQFGYSSSGRTYVIADTQEGWLLAAVHGKHWVAQRVPDDMVAVIPNYYTITAVDLADTLNFLGSPDIVAYAQQRGWYQPERDGPFDFAKAYSKPSTYVHPSNVQRMWRGVSLLSGRRYALDDRFPFAFRPKEKVTVRHLMAILRDHFEGTVLDKSQGYKRGSPHRTGDHTICAPSTQFGFVAQLRSWLPVSMGAVLFVAPRRPDVQAFVPWYAGVESVPEGYAVGDYQTALREHSSVPRREGLTVQNNAFMAFETLADKVDADFARHLPLVRKLWDPVEEDIFRVQEAFERECLAVWKESPATGQKMLTQTTSALALKVWKLTRGLLEQME